One segment of Rosa chinensis cultivar Old Blush chromosome 6, RchiOBHm-V2, whole genome shotgun sequence DNA contains the following:
- the LOC112169038 gene encoding bZIP transcription factor 68 — translation MDSYTLKSVAEFPGFFKGNTPGSIEADGKPSEAKEKLPIKISKVSLGSLNMITGKNNELPKTSRASANGVYSKSSYSSICRLS, via the exons ATGGATTCATATACACTGAAGTCCGTGGCAGAGTTTCCTGGCTTCTTTAAG GGTAACACACCTGGCAGCATAGAAGCAGATGGTAAGCCATCTGAGGCAAAAGAAAAGTTACCgatcaaaatatcaaaagtTAGCCTGGGCAGCTTAAACATGATTACCGGAAAGAATAATGAGCTTCCTAAAACATCAAGAGCCTCGGCTAATGGAGTTTATTCTAAGAG ctcCTACTCCAGCATATGCAGATTATCTTGA